DNA sequence from the Methylomonas albis genome:
TCTCCGATTGACCTCATGATATTAGCTTTAGCCTGATGATAGGCCTTATCGTGCAGCAATAGGCTCGCTTGATTGCGTTTGATCTCGATATCAGCATTATTTGCTTCGACCACAGCCATAGCCGCGCGCTCGGTAACGGTTAGCGTATCGGAATTGGCACTCGCCTCCACCATCTTAGCCAATTCCGGCTCAGCAAATCCGGCTTGACGTATAAGCTCTAGTAAGGCGATGGTATGGCCGCTGGAAGGGTGTACTGCTCTGGCGTCGGCTATCGCCAAATCCCAATAGACGTCGTGATAATTCAAAGGTCGCGGCTGCTTACCCTCGCGTATTTCGATAATGTCTTGAAAGTATTGTTTGTAGATTGGCTCACCGGTGGCGACATAACTACGTGCCATTTGCGTTAGATAGTCGGAGGACTGCCGTAATTCGTCCATCAATACATACGATTGCAGGCGCAATTCGTTGGCGCGGTCTATCTGCTTTTCCGAGCGGACGTATATTGCAAACACGACAACGAATATCGCAAACGTGGCCGCGGTAAGCCACACGCTTCGAGAGAAACGAGAAAAATTATGCGGACGATTCATTGCGCGTCTTCCATAGTTCGGCGCCAATATGGACATCAGTCTTTCAAAAATACTGACATGACCGGATAGAAACCGGATGTTTTATAAGCAAATATTCTACACCCAATGCTGGGCGCTAACCTTAAGAGTATCCCGCAAGGAACCGAATAAAAGCCCTCTTGCAGGGATACAGGCAATCGTCTTGGCCCCATTCCTAATCGGCATTGTGCTAATTGCTTTTCAAGGAATACTCATGCTGATAGTTAACAATACCACCCAGGCCTTCGTTGCAACACCGTATGTTTTGCTTTATTAGAAACCTATAGGCTTGCCATCATGTAAATTTTTATCTAACGGGGACTCTCAATGCAAAAAACCGATTCGACTTTCAAACGCTTACTCTTTATTCTATTGACTTGCTCTGCATTTACCTTGCCGGCCTACGCCGATAATCTGCAGCCCGGCCAACCGGCACCGCTATTTCAATTGCCATCTCAGGACGGCAGCAAAATAAGTTTAGCCGCTCGGCAAGGAAAGGGGTGGACAGTGTTGTATTTTTATCCCAAAGCCGGGACGCCGGGATGTACCACCCAGGCCTGCGCTTTTCGCGATGCCATCAAACTGATCCGCGATCAAAATGCCGAGATTTACGGGATTAGCACTGACGAGGTTAAGGATCTACAGGCCTTTCATCAGCAGCATAAGCTCACATTCTCACTGTTATCCGATCAGGATGCTAAGGTCAGTGAAGCCTATGGCGTAAAAATGCCGATATTGAACATGGCGAAACGCTGGACCTTTATCGTCGACCCCAACTTAACGATACGCCGTATCGATGACGACGTTGACCCTGCATTGGATGCCAAACGCGTAGCGGAAATGCTGAAACAATTGCAGGCC
Encoded proteins:
- a CDS encoding peroxiredoxin, which codes for MQKTDSTFKRLLFILLTCSAFTLPAYADNLQPGQPAPLFQLPSQDGSKISLAARQGKGWTVLYFYPKAGTPGCTTQACAFRDAIKLIRDQNAEIYGISTDEVKDLQAFHQQHKLTFSLLSDQDAKVSEAYGVKMPILNMAKRWTFIVDPNLTIRRIDDDVDPALDAKRVAEMLKQLQADTN